The following are encoded in a window of Vicugna pacos chromosome 2, VicPac4, whole genome shotgun sequence genomic DNA:
- the JCHAIN gene encoding immunoglobulin J chain, with product MKNYLLFWGVLAIFVKAVLVTAQDEDESTVLVDNKCKCARITSRIIPSPEDPSQDIVERNIRIIVPLNNRENISDPTSPLRTKFEYHLSDLCKKCDLTEVELGNRVVTATQSNLCDDDIETCYTYDRNKCYTNKVPFTYDGETKMVETALTPDSCYPD from the exons ATGAAGAACTATTTGCTTTTCTGGGGAGTCCTGGCTATTTTTGTTAAGGCTGTTCTTGTGACAG CCCAAGATGAAGATGAAAGCACCGTTCTTGTTGACAACAAATGTAAGTGTGCCCGGATTACTTCCAGGATCATCCCTTCTCCTGAAGATCCTAGTCAAGACATTGTGGAGAGAAACATCAGAATTAT tgTTCCTCTGAACAACAGGGAGAATATCTCTGATCCCACCTCACCACTGAGAACCAAATTTGAGTACCATTTATCTGACCT CTGTAAAAAATGTGATCTTACGGAAGTGGAGCTGGGTAATCGAGTAGTTACTGCCACCCAGAGCAATCTCTGTGATGACGATATTGAGACCTGCTATACCTATGATAGAAACAAGTGCTACACAAACAAGGTCCCATTTACCTATGATGGTGAGACCAAAATGGTGGAAACAGCCTTGACGCCGGATTCCTGCTATCCTGACTAA